The nucleotide sequence CAGTACTTCGGCGTAGCGGATGACCGGAACCCAGTCCGTATAAGGGCTGGGGGCTTTATATTTGATCAGCCAGTTTTTTACGTTGGTGCCCGTACCCGATTGCTTGATGAACGACCGGCGCTTATCCGTTGCTGTCCAGGTTGGCTCGGCAATGATGCCTCTGGGATTCAGCGAATACTCGCCATTGCCCACGCCACCATTAGCCGCCGTTGGCGAAAAATAATAAGCAAGCTGATTTTGGGTGCCCGGGAAATCGCCCGTGGTGCTGGTCATCGGCATCGAGAATATAGATTCTGGATTTGCATAGGACGTAAACACCGTGGTAATATCGGGCTGTAGCTGATGGGCAACGCCCGTTGGCGCTTTGAACGGAGCCGTGGCACTCACGATTTTATTGGCTTCGGTAATGACACTGGCGTAATTCTGCATCGTCAGGTACACCCGCGTTTTCAGAGCAATGGCGGTGTTCTTGTGCGCACGGGTCGTATTGTCCGAAGCCGTCGTGTAGGATGCCGGCAGGCCTGCTTCGGCTTCGTTCAGATCTTTCAACACCTGCGTATACACCTCCGCTACGGTGCTGCGAGCGAGTGCAGACTGGCCAGTGCTCTGGATACCGTTCAGCCGTAACGGCACACCGGGTTTGTTTCCATTGCCATCGGCATACGGACGGGCGTAGTACTGGAGCAGGCTATAATAGCTCAGACCCCGGATCAGTTTTGCCTCAGCAACGTACCGGGCAGCCGCATCCGCACCCACAATGGCTGAACCACCGGCGGCCATCCCATCAATAAAAATATTGCACTTGTTGATGGCCAGATAGGCATAATACCAAAGGTTCTGCACCGCCGTCGCGCTGTTCGTCGGGTTCAGCCCCCATACATCCGAACCGGTTACCAGGTTGGAGGTTTCATTGATGAACTCTTCACCCCGAATGTCGCCATATACGACGAAGCGACCACCATAGAAGTTACCCTCTTTCAAAGCGCCGTAGAGCGACAAAAGCTGCGTCTGGATTCGGTTGGTTGTGCTGAATGCAGAGGCATCCGACACGGACGTTTGCGGAATTGGCGTCAGCAAGTCCCGGTTGCAGGAGCTTAAGCCAATTCCAATGGGCAGCAGACTACATACAGCTGCGTATTTTATATACTTATTCATCAGAAGTTTTTCAGTTAGAATTAAAAGCCGACTTTCAGACCAAACGTAACGGTGCGCGCGTTCGGCACAGTGTTGCGGTCAACGCCCTGCCCGCTGGTCGCGTTACCATTCGACGAAACTTCCGGATCGGGGCCGGGGTATTTTGTAACGATAGCCAGGTTCTGACCGGTCACGTATAAACGCAGGCTGCTAATCTTGGCCCGCGATAGTAAAGAGGCCGGTAGGGTATAGCCCAGCGAAACCGTCCGTAGTTTCAGGAAATCCCCTTTAAATACATTGATATCCAGCGGAAAAGCGGAGCCATTCGAAACGTTGTCGTTAAACAGCGGCTTGGCGTATTTCTTGCCCGTATCGCCTTCTTTCATCCAGGCGTCGGTCAGTACGTCGGTCGCGTTGTTCCAGAAACGCTGATCATGCAGCCCTGCATTGGTGCCATAATACACGTTGAAGCCTAACTGATAGGTCAGCAGAACGCCCAGATCGAACGGCCCGAACTTGAAATTGTTGTCAAAACCACCGTATATCTTCGGAATCGTGTTGGCATACATGACTCCGTCGGCGGCCTGCGTAATGGCTGTACCGCCGGTCGCGTTAACGTAGCGGGTTTTGCCATCCGGCGTGGTCGAGTAGTTAAACTGCCCGGCTGGTGCATAATACTGGTAATACACGTTCTGACCAGCAGAGTTTACGAAAATCCGCTTCCCCGTTGCCAGATCAACTCCGTTCGTGCGAACGACCCACAAATAGCCCAGGGGATAACCAGGCTGGGTTTGGTTCACCGTTTCCAGACCCGATGTGCCCGTCTGAAGCGAGGACAGACCTGGGGCCAGCGAAGTGACTTCATTCTTGTTGAATGTAATGTTGAAGTTCGATGACCACTGAAGCGATTTTTTGTTCAGAATGCGCGCGTTCAGCGAAAGTTCCAGCCCTTTGTTATACATCGTGCCGATGTTCTGAGGGGGGTAAGCAACGCCGGAAATAGTCCCCGGAATACCCGTGGAAGGAGCCTGTGCTACGTTTAGAATGAGGTTATCGATGTCGTTTTTATACAGCGCCACCTCACCCGTGATCCGATCGTTGAGTAAACCAAAGTTCAAGCCAAAATCCGTTTTGGTACTGGTTTCCCAGCGCAGGCCAGGGTTACCCACCACCGAGAAATACAGCGTTGAGACGCCACCATACAGACCCGACGCATAGGTCGAGTAAGGCGTATAGTCGCCGATGCCGCCGATGTTACCCACTTTGCCGTAGCTTCCCCGAATCTTGAAGCTGCTAAACACGTTGTTCAGTTTGGCGGTCGACCAGAAGTTTTCGCGGGTGATCTCCCAGCCTGCCGAAGCGCCGTAGAAAATACCTTTCTTCTCGCCCAGCGCCGAGTACTCGTCCTGGCGAATATTACCGCTGAGCAGGTATTTTTCTTTGAAATTGTAGTTCAGACGACCGAAAGCCGATAGCAGATAGTTCTCTCCGTAACCCAGGCCCGACGTGTTTGTGGTGGTAAACCCGGCCTGAATTACCGTGTAAGCCGGGTCGGATAACGTCTGACGATTCAGGCCGTACGACTGATAGGTTCTGCGCTGTTGTTCCTGACCCAGTAACAAATCGAAGTTATGGGCTCCGCCGAACGACCGCGTAAACTGAGCCGTATTGGTCCACAGCCATAGTTTATTCTTGCTGGAGATAGCTGCGGCATATCCATTGCTGCTGTATCCTTCGCTCGTAATCGGCGCCTGGAAGATGTCGTTGTCAATCAGCAGATAGTCAATACCAAACTGGCTTCTGAGCGTGATCCATTCCAGCGGCTTGAGCTGCACGTAGGCGTTCGACTGGATGTGGTTATTCTCGCTGTTCGACCGGTTGAGATCTAGGGACGGAATTGGGTTCGGATACGAAATAGATGTACCGGTGATATTGTTGGCAAACCCAATGGCCGATCCGTTTACGTTGTACGACCCGTCGTTATTATAAGCAGGCAGAATTGGCGGCAGCACCAGACCAATACGGCCCAGACCGCTCGTGTTAAAGGCTTCGCCACTCAACGAACCCGACGAAGCAGCCGCAAAGTTCTGTTCGTTTGAAAACGACAGTTTACCGCCGATGCTGAACAGGCGGCTCACTTTACTATCGATATTGAGCAAGGTGTTGATTCGCTTGAAATCATTTTTCCGAATGACGCCCTGCTGGGACGTATAACCGGCCGAAAAATAGTAGTTCGTGTTCTCGCTGCCGCCCGATACGTTAAGGTTATGACTGTGCGACATGGCTTGCCGGTATACGTAATCATACCAGCGGGTATTAATCGGGTTGCCGTTCGCGTCGTTTGTCTGCGTAAACTTAACGGTACTGGCTGTGGCGGGGTTATTGGCAGCGGCCATTGATTTGAACGTGACGTACTGGCTGGCGTTCAGCATTTCGGGCAGACGGTACGGGTTTGAAATACCATACCAACCGTCGTAGCTGATCCGGGCTTTGCCGCTCTTACCGCGTTTGGTCGTAACAAACACAACCCCATTGGCCGCGCGGCTGCCGTAAATGGCCGTAGCGGCTGCGTCTTTGGCAATGTCGATACTTTCAATATCGCTGGGGTTAATGCTGGCCAGCGGGTTGGTAGGTGCGTTAGTTGCGCCCTGATCGCCCGTGTAGGTAGGCACACCGTCGACAACAACCAGCGGATACGAGCTTAGCGAGATAGAGTTTGTTCCCCTAATCCGGAATACGGGCGGGTTGTTGACTACGCCATTGGGAACGGTGATCTGAACCCCCGCCGAACGACCGGCCAGACCAGACTCAAAGCTTTGAATGGGTGTTTCGGCAATGGCGGCTCCTTTCACTGAGGAAATACTGCCGGTGGCATCCTGGCGGGATTGGGTTCCATAGCCAATCACAACAATCTCACTCAGTTGCTGCGCATCGCCCGTCATCGCTATGTTAACGGTACTGCGATTACCAACGGCTACTTCCTGGCTTGTGAAGCCAATAAAGCTAAACACTAAGCGACCGTTGGCCGGAACGTTTACCCGGTACGTGCCATTGGCATCGGTAGTCGTACCCCGGTTTGTTCCTTTTACCTGTACGCTCACGCCCGGCAGAGCGGAGCCATCGTCTGATGAAGTGACGCGGCCACTCACGGCTATATCCTGCGCCAGAACCGGCACACAGAAAAGCAGCGCAAGCAACCAGCTCCCTAATAAAATTTTGTGCATAAATGAATTGAGTTAAGAATAAGAAGTGAATTTCACTAAATGGGGGCAAATATATGGCCGTCGGCACGAGAAGCCATATAAACAAAGCAAGAAATTCAAGAAAAATTTATGTAGATATATTCGCTGTAAACGCCGTTCTGGTGGTCAAAAAGGCAAAAAAGGCCCTCCGATGCATCGGAGGGCCTTTTTAAATAATTGTACGAAACTAAGCCAAGATGCGGGCCCGCACTTGCTGCGTTACAATCTGAGTGCCGTCGTCCAGCGTGACCAGAAAGATGAACGCAATCTCGCGGGGCGACAGGGGATTGCCGGTTGGCGTTACGTTCACCGCCGGATACTTGGCTCTGAATGCTGCCAGCGTGGTTTCAAATGTAGCCGTTGTGCCCGAAGCCGGGATAGGCGTAGCCGTAATCAGCGCTGCCGTCGTATTCAGCGATCCGGCGTTGATGGCCGTAGCGCCAGCGGCTACTTTGGTGATCTCCTTGATGGTCCGACCCGAGCTGCTTGGAATCGAGAGTGTGAACTTAATAGCACCACCGGCTGCTGTAGAAACCTCTATGTAGGGGTTACCGCCATAGGTTGTAGCGCCGGGGAAGGTTACGGGCACTGCGGGGCGATTATCGCGAACCAGCGGACCGTATTGCAGATCATCTTCGCAGGCAATGTTGCAAATGGCCAACGTTGCCAGCAGAAAGCCTTTTATGATTGTCAGTTTCATGCGTTTGCTTGAATAAAAATCAGAATGACATTAATCAACATCCCACCAAACCTTTACGTTTGATTGCGGAGCTGGGTTGGGGAAGTTGGGGTTACGCTCATTCTCGAACGTTACATATACCGCCCGAACCGGACGTGTTGCGTCGACACCGGCCGCGTTCTGAGCGGGCTGCTGGGTTGGGTAACCCGTCCGACGCCAGTCATTCCACAATTCAAGTCCATTGCCCGTGAAGGCGATATACTTCTGCGTGATAATCTGCGCAAGTTTCTCCTGCGTCGAGCCGCTCAGGATAGCTACTTTCGGATTGGCTGCCAGATAAGCGTCGATCTGAGCTGCGGTCTGACCTGCCAGCGTCATCGATGCCCGGATGCCTTCCGTGTACAGCGCCTGCGGATCGCCAGCGGTGCCCAGCACCAGTGCGGATTCCGCCAGGATAAACGCGCGCTGGAAGTTCGTGATCAGCCGTACCGGTCCTTCACCGTTCGCCCCCGTTACGTAGGCATTATAACGCGACCAGGAGGACGTTGGCGATGGCAGCGTACCGCGCTGGCCGTTATCCCAGGTAACGTAGTTCGCAGCTGGTTTCGTAAAGAAAACTGGCAAGCGAGGGTCATTCAGGCCCTGAAGCAGGTTCAGGTACCGAGTGCTCAGCAGAATGTCGTCTTTAAACGAGCTCACGTTGGTATACTCATAACGCGGATCGCGGCTACCGACCGAAGCGCCAAAGAATACGTTAAGATCATCGGCGTTCGACGTAATGAAGTTACCGCTTGCAATAACCTGATCGATAATCTGTTTAGCTAAGGCTGGCTCTTTGCGGCTGATGGTGTTGGCGAATTTCAGCAGCATTGTATTTCCTGCCCGGCGCCACTTGTTCAGATCACCTTTGAAGATAACATCATCGTTACCAGGTTTGGTTGCCGAGGTTTTATCCAGATCGGCCAGACCTTCGCGCACCAGATCAAACAGGCTCTGAATTTGCAGCGACTGGTTGCCTTTGTAGATATCCTCCTGCTTGTCTACGCGCGGCTGCGGGAAGGCTTCACCCTGTAAGGCCTGCGAGTAAGGAACATCCCCCCAAATATCGGTTGCCATCGAAAACGTGTATGCCTTCATGATTTTGGCGATACCCGTATAGGCCGGCGAGTTCGAGGCTGATGCGATGTCAATAACCTTCTGGTAATTGACCAGCGAGCCACCATACAGTTCAAAGCGCCACTGGTTGCCAAAATCGGCACCGGTAGTCGAGTAGATGTCATACGTGGCCGGGCTGTTGGCAGCACCCGCTATCTGCTGCATGATCGTGGATGTAAACCGGTTGATCTCGTTTGCACTGGCAAACGCCGTTCCGATCTCCGACGACGGCAACAACACCGACGGTGGTACCGACGTCGGGTTATTAGGCGTTACGTTAACGTCTAAGAAGTTTGTGCAACTGCCCAGGACACCCACCAATGGCAGCATCAGGACCGCTCTTCTGAATATGATTTTCATTGAATTGTCTCGGAATAAAAAGAATTAGAAAGTAAGCCGAACGTTCGCGCCATAGTTACGCGTATTCGGCGGACCGTTCAGGTCTAAGCCCTGAATGTTACCAGCTCCCTGGGTATTTACCTCCGGATCAGCATAGTAGCCCGGTGCAAAGAAGTACAGGTTCCGGCCGCTGACACCCACCGAGATCTGACCAAACGGGGTCTTGCCTAACAGCGTTTTGGGCAGAGTATAGTTCAGCGCTACTTCGCGCAGCCGGTAAACCGTAGCGTCGAATACAGCTGCCTCTGAAGCCAGACCACCCAGACCCTGCCAGTAGGTTTGTGCCGGCAGCTGGATGTTGTTCGGCCGGAACGAACCGTCCGAATTCTGAATAACGCCCGGCAGAATCCGCGGCTGATCGCGGTCGATGCCCGTTACGTACAGCGAACCTGCGCTCCGGTAATCGACAGCACCGAATGAGTACAGCTGTCCGCCCTGACGTACGTCGACCAGCGCCGACAGGGTCAGACCTTTGTAGGAGAACGTGTTCGTCAGACCGGCCGTGTAGTTCGGGTTCGGGTTCGAGATAACCTGACCCGCAAGCGTCGGCGCAAATTGACCCGTTGTTGGGTTGATTACATACTGACCAACGTTTTGGCCGGTTGCGTCATAGTACAGACCCTTGGGGTCGGTATTCTGCACACGCGGGTAGGCCGAGCTGACAATGACGCCATAGGGCTGGCCTTCCACGATTGACGAGGTAATACCAATGAAGCCGTTTCCGGTGATGCCCGACTGCTTAACACCCGGTGCAATCGAAATAACTTTGTTCCGGATGCGGGTAAAGTTCAGGTTGATATCCCACTTGAAGCCGTTAACGCGGACTGGTGTAGCCGACAGAACAAGCTCAACACCGCGGTTCTGCAGCTCACCCACGTTGGTCGTGCGGGTATCGTAACCCGACGATGGCGATACGGCTACGTTGAAAATCTGGTTCGTTGACCGTGTGAAGAAGTAGGCAGCGTCCAGGCTCAACCGGTTGTTGAAAAAGCCCAGGTTCAAACCAACTTCCGAAGATGTAACGAATTCAGGCGTCAGGCCATTATTGCCAATCCGGGTGCTGATACCAAAACCCGGAATGCTGTTGCCGCCAATTGAAATCGGGAACTGAACACTGGCCAGGTTATTACCATAGCTCGACGTGACGAATACCGAGTTTAGCAGGTACGGATCGGCATCGCGGCCTACCCGGGCAAGGCTGGCCCGTACTTTGGCGTACGAAAGAACGTCCGACTGGACCTTGAAGGCGTCGGTTGGAACGAAGCTAACCGAAGCCGACGGATAAAAATATGTGCTGCTGGATTTGGGAAGCGTAGACGACTGGTCAGCGCGGCCCGTCAGTTCCAGGAACAGGTAGTTATTATAGGCAAACGAAGCCTGCGCGTAGTAACCAACCAGTCGGCGCAGCGTAGACGATTCGCCCGAACTGGTGAATACCGACGCGTTCGATACGTTCTCGAAACCCGGAATGGTCAGCGATGCGCCATATACCGTTGCATTCTGCGTTTTGCGCTGATTAATGTTGTTACCGAGCAACAGGTTGGCCGTCAGGCCGTCCAGGAAGAACCGGTCCGTCTTGGCGTTGATGAGCAGGTCACCGTTCAATTCAGAGCGGAAGAAGTTGTCCTGGATGACTTCGCCCTGCGGAGCGCGGGCAGCCCCAATGCTGTTGACCGCTTTCCGGCGATCGGTATAGGTATCACCCGTTACGCGGTACGTTACGTTCAGCCATTTGGTTACGTCGTAGCCCACCGTGAAGTTACCGAAGAAACGGTCTACCTGACTGTTGAGCGTTGTGTTATAAAGCGCCCAGTTCGGGTTGTTTGACGTCGTCAGGAAATAAATGCTCTGACCGTTGGCATCCTGGTAAGGCTCGTTGGGCAGGTCGTAGCTACGCGGAATCCGGGTCAGCTGACCGTAAGCGCTACCGCCGTTACCCAGGGCTGCACCCCGCTGGATGGTCTGCACATACGTACCGGTTCCGGTAATCCGCAGGCCATTGTTCAGCTTGGTTTCACCGCCCAGCTGGACGTTGGTCCGGCCAAACTTCGAGTTTGGCGTAATACCCTGCTGGCTGGTGTTGCTGAGCGAGATATTGAAGTTACGGGCAGCGTCACCACCGGCAATACTCGCCGTGTTCTGCAGAATAGTGCCCTGCCGGTAAAAATCCTGCACGTTGTTCGGATACGCCTGATACGGACGCGATTGCCCCTGCAGGTTGGTTACCGACGTAGGACCACCCACAAACGGCGGGCCCCAGGAGTTGGTAGTGTTGTTAACAAACAGGTTGTTCGTTCCCTGACCGTAATCGTTCTGGAAACGCGGCAGACCATACACGTTCTGCACGTTATAGGACGACGTAATCGTTACTTCCGTTTTGTTGTTCTGGCCCCGGCCGTTCTTCGTCGTGATGATAATAGCTCCGGCCGATGCGCGCGATCCGTACAGCACAGCCGCAGCGGGTCCTTTCAGAACGTTGATCGACTCAATGCTTTCGGGGTTAACGTCAGCCAGGCGGTTAGCCGACTGCGACTGGAACAGGGTATTACCCGTAATGTTTACGTCGTTGCTGAAGATAATACCATCCACCACGATCAAGGGCTGGTTCGAACCGTTAAAGGACGTGATGCCGCGAATGTTGATGTTGGTTGAAGCACCCGGCGCGCCACTTTGCCCCGAAATGTTTACCCCGGCTAGTTTACCCTGCAGTGCGTTGAGCAGGTTAGGCTCCGAACGCTGCGCGATCAGACCACCACCTATTTCCTGCGTCGAATAACCCAGCGACCGCTTGTCGCGCTCGATACCCTGCGCAGTAACAACGATTTCGTCGAGGCTCTGCGTACCACTGGACAAGGTTACGTTAATAGTTGACTGGTTACCCACAGGAATTTCCTGGGTGCCAAAACCGATGTAACTGAACACCAGCCGGGCATTGGCTGGCACACTAAGGCGGTAGTTTCCCTGAGCATCAGTCGTTGCTCCACGGGTAGTACCTTTTACCTGGATGCTCACACCCGGCAGAGCGGAGCCATCATCTGATGAAGTGACGCGGCCACTTACTGATACTTCCTGTGCCAGCACGGGCAAACAGAAGAGTAACGTAAGCAGCCAGCTACCCAATAAAATTTTGCGCATTTGTGAGGTGAAATTAAAACTACATTAAAAAAATAAAATGGGAGACAAATATACTGTGTAGAAGGAACAACTGATACGCTGGTTACAAGATAATTTTTACAATACTCGAATCTTAACCAAAATGTTACGTAAAATA is from Spirosoma taeanense and encodes:
- a CDS encoding SusC/RagA family TonB-linked outer membrane protein, which produces MHKILLGSWLLALLFCVPVLAQDIAVSGRVTSSDDGSALPGVSVQVKGTNRGTTTDANGTYRVNVPANGRLVFSFIGFTSQEVAVGNRSTVNIAMTGDAQQLSEIVVIGYGTQSRQDATGSISSVKGAAIAETPIQSFESGLAGRSAGVQITVPNGVVNNPPVFRIRGTNSISLSSYPLVVVDGVPTYTGDQGATNAPTNPLASINPSDIESIDIAKDAAATAIYGSRAANGVVFVTTKRGKSGKARISYDGWYGISNPYRLPEMLNASQYVTFKSMAAANNPATASTVKFTQTNDANGNPINTRWYDYVYRQAMSHSHNLNVSGGSENTNYYFSAGYTSQQGVIRKNDFKRINTLLNIDSKVSRLFSIGGKLSFSNEQNFAAASSGSLSGEAFNTSGLGRIGLVLPPILPAYNNDGSYNVNGSAIGFANNITGTSISYPNPIPSLDLNRSNSENNHIQSNAYVQLKPLEWITLRSQFGIDYLLIDNDIFQAPITSEGYSSNGYAAAISSKNKLWLWTNTAQFTRSFGGAHNFDLLLGQEQQRRTYQSYGLNRQTLSDPAYTVIQAGFTTTNTSGLGYGENYLLSAFGRLNYNFKEKYLLSGNIRQDEYSALGEKKGIFYGASAGWEITRENFWSTAKLNNVFSSFKIRGSYGKVGNIGGIGDYTPYSTYASGLYGGVSTLYFSVVGNPGLRWETSTKTDFGLNFGLLNDRITGEVALYKNDIDNLILNVAQAPSTGIPGTISGVAYPPQNIGTMYNKGLELSLNARILNKKSLQWSSNFNITFNKNEVTSLAPGLSSLQTGTSGLETVNQTQPGYPLGYLWVVRTNGVDLATGKRIFVNSAGQNVYYQYYAPAGQFNYSTTPDGKTRYVNATGGTAITQAADGVMYANTIPKIYGGFDNNFKFGPFDLGVLLTYQLGFNVYYGTNAGLHDQRFWNNATDVLTDAWMKEGDTGKKYAKPLFNDNVSNGSAFPLDINVFKGDFLKLRTVSLGYTLPASLLSRAKISSLRLYVTGQNLAIVTKYPGPDPEVSSNGNATSGQGVDRNTVPNARTVTFGLKVGF
- a CDS encoding SusC/RagA family TonB-linked outer membrane protein — protein: MRKILLGSWLLTLLFCLPVLAQEVSVSGRVTSSDDGSALPGVSIQVKGTTRGATTDAQGNYRLSVPANARLVFSYIGFGTQEIPVGNQSTINVTLSSGTQSLDEIVVTAQGIERDKRSLGYSTQEIGGGLIAQRSEPNLLNALQGKLAGVNISGQSGAPGASTNINIRGITSFNGSNQPLIVVDGIIFSNDVNITGNTLFQSQSANRLADVNPESIESINVLKGPAAAVLYGSRASAGAIIITTKNGRGQNNKTEVTITSSYNVQNVYGLPRFQNDYGQGTNNLFVNNTTNSWGPPFVGGPTSVTNLQGQSRPYQAYPNNVQDFYRQGTILQNTASIAGGDAARNFNISLSNTSQQGITPNSKFGRTNVQLGGETKLNNGLRITGTGTYVQTIQRGAALGNGGSAYGQLTRIPRSYDLPNEPYQDANGQSIYFLTTSNNPNWALYNTTLNSQVDRFFGNFTVGYDVTKWLNVTYRVTGDTYTDRRKAVNSIGAARAPQGEVIQDNFFRSELNGDLLINAKTDRFFLDGLTANLLLGNNINQRKTQNATVYGASLTIPGFENVSNASVFTSSGESSTLRRLVGYYAQASFAYNNYLFLELTGRADQSSTLPKSSSTYFYPSASVSFVPTDAFKVQSDVLSYAKVRASLARVGRDADPYLLNSVFVTSSYGNNLASVQFPISIGGNSIPGFGISTRIGNNGLTPEFVTSSEVGLNLGFFNNRLSLDAAYFFTRSTNQIFNVAVSPSSGYDTRTTNVGELQNRGVELVLSATPVRVNGFKWDINLNFTRIRNKVISIAPGVKQSGITGNGFIGITSSIVEGQPYGVIVSSAYPRVQNTDPKGLYYDATGQNVGQYVINPTTGQFAPTLAGQVISNPNPNYTAGLTNTFSYKGLTLSALVDVRQGGQLYSFGAVDYRSAGSLYVTGIDRDQPRILPGVIQNSDGSFRPNNIQLPAQTYWQGLGGLASEAAVFDATVYRLREVALNYTLPKTLLGKTPFGQISVGVSGRNLYFFAPGYYADPEVNTQGAGNIQGLDLNGPPNTRNYGANVRLTF
- a CDS encoding SusD/RagB family nutrient-binding outer membrane lipoprotein — translated: MKIIFRRAVLMLPLVGVLGSCTNFLDVNVTPNNPTSVPPSVLLPSSEIGTAFASANEINRFTSTIMQQIAGAANSPATYDIYSTTGADFGNQWRFELYGGSLVNYQKVIDIASASNSPAYTGIAKIMKAYTFSMATDIWGDVPYSQALQGEAFPQPRVDKQEDIYKGNQSLQIQSLFDLVREGLADLDKTSATKPGNDDVIFKGDLNKWRRAGNTMLLKFANTISRKEPALAKQIIDQVIASGNFITSNADDLNVFFGASVGSRDPRYEYTNVSSFKDDILLSTRYLNLLQGLNDPRLPVFFTKPAANYVTWDNGQRGTLPSPTSSWSRYNAYVTGANGEGPVRLITNFQRAFILAESALVLGTAGDPQALYTEGIRASMTLAGQTAAQIDAYLAANPKVAILSGSTQEKLAQIITQKYIAFTGNGLELWNDWRRTGYPTQQPAQNAAGVDATRPVRAVYVTFENERNPNFPNPAPQSNVKVWWDVD
- a CDS encoding RagB/SusD family nutrient uptake outer membrane protein; protein product: MNKYIKYAAVCSLLPIGIGLSSCNRDLLTPIPQTSVSDASAFSTTNRIQTQLLSLYGALKEGNFYGGRFVVYGDIRGEEFINETSNLVTGSDVWGLNPTNSATAVQNLWYYAYLAINKCNIFIDGMAAGGSAIVGADAAARYVAEAKLIRGLSYYSLLQYYARPYADGNGNKPGVPLRLNGIQSTGQSALARSTVAEVYTQVLKDLNEAEAGLPASYTTASDNTTRAHKNTAIALKTRVYLTMQNYASVITEANKIVSATAPFKAPTGVAHQLQPDITTVFTSYANPESIFSMPMTSTTGDFPGTQNQLAYYFSPTAANGGVGNGEYSLNPRGIIAEPTWTATDKRRSFIKQSGTGTNVKNWLIKYKAPSPYTDWVPVIRYAEVLLNLAEAKVRSTNTVDPQAVALLSAVRNRSDAATSYTTASFATPAELINAILLERRIEFLGEGLRNNDLVRLLQTIPAKGTIPAKGPNESGYIWPISATELQLNNLATDN